The genome window TCTGTGATTTTGGGAACCAGGCTGACCTGCCATCTGGAAACGGAAGCAAGTCCTCAGGTCTGCAGAAGACCTTCTCCAAACTGACATCTCGGTTCACCAAGAAAGTGTCGTGCACCACCTCCAGCAGCACACACTATTCCAAAAACGTCTTCACAGCTGTGTGTTCAGAGGAGAAGGCCAAGATGCCAGGCAATATGGATACACGGTTACAGAGCATTTTGAACATTGGTAACTTCCCTAGGACTACAGACCCTTCCCAGGCGGCTCAGAATTCCAGTAATCCAATGGTCAATGGTTTTCTCCTGGAGAGACATGAGAACTTCCTGCATGGGGATGATTGCAAGGACGAGAAGGGCATGAACTTACCCACTGACCAGGAAATGCAGGAAGTGATAGATTTTCTCTCAGGCTTTAACATGGGCCAGTCACATCAGGGGTCCCCACTAGTGACAAGGCGTAATTCTACTGCCACTGCCATGGTGACTGAACAGAAGGCAGGAGCCCTTCAACCACAGCAGCCAtcactgccaatggcccctccATTACGGCCACCCCAGGCTGGAGCACACACACCTCTGGCACCTCAGCAGCAGTCTCCAAAGCAACAGCAGCCCCAGGTCCAGTACTACCAACACCTGCTCCAACCCATTGGATCACAGCAGACTCCACCCCAGCCTCGGGCACCTGGGAAATGGGTCCATGGCTCATCTCAGCAGCCAGCACCTCCCATGGCAGCGGGTCTGTCTCCTCTTGGTCAGTGGCCTGGCATATCTGATCTCAGCTCTGACTTGTACAGCTTGGGCCTAGTGAGCAGCTATATGGACAATGTGATGTCAGAAGTTTTGGGACAGAAGCCACAGGGACCTAGGAATAACACCTGGCCAAACCGTGACCAAAGTGATGGAGTCTTTGGAATGTTGGGAGAGATTTTGCCTTTTGATCCTGCAGGTAGGTGAGGCCTTCCCACTGCtcaccacattaaaaaaaatacaacacagtTGCTGATGAATTCCTGGAGGCCTAACCCCACAGCCTTATGAAAGTACAGTACTTGTATGTACTAGTATGCTCTACTAGTAAGCACCagcacctgcccctgcctctgcccctcagctGTCCTTAGGACCTTCTCACCGTCTGGAGGGAAGTGTCTGGTGGAGGCGAGTGCAGGGGAGATGgagcaagaaaggaaagcagattgGGGAAGTGGCTGAGAAAGTAAGGGAGAACCATTAGTCGTCTTGAGACCCTcaatctttttccttccttccttccttccttccttccttccttccttccttccttccttccttccttcNNNNNNNNNNNNNNNNNNNNNNNNNNNNNNNNNNNNNNNNNNNNNNNNNNNNNNNNNNNNNNNNNNNNNNNNNNNNNNNNNNNNNNNNNNNNNNNNNNNNNNNNNNNNNNNNNNNNNNNNNNNNNNNNNNNNNNNNNNNNNNNNNNNNNNNNNNNNNNNNNNNNNNNNNNNNNNNNNNNNNNNNNNNNNNNNNNNNNNNNNNNNNNNNNNNNNNNNNNNNNNNNNNNNNNNNNNNNNNNNNNNNNNNNNNNNNNNNNNNNNNNNNNNNNNNNNNNNNNNNNNNNNNNNNNNNNNNNNNNNNNNNNNNNNNNNNNNNNNNNNNNNNNNNNNNNNNNNNNNNNNNNNNNNNNNNNNNNNNNNNNNNNNNNNNNNNNNNNNNNNNNNNNNNNNNNNNNNNNNNNNNNNNNNNNNNNNNNNNNNNNNNNNNNNNNNNNNNNNNNNNNNNNNNNNNNNNNNNNNNNNNNNNNNNNNNNNNNNNNNNNNNNNNNNNNNNNNNNNNNNNNNNNNNNNNNNNNNNNNNNNNNNNNNNNNNNNNNNNNNNNNNNNNNNNNNNNNNNNNNNNNNNNNNNNNNNNNNNNNNNNNNNNNNNNNNNNNNNNNNNNNNNNNNNNNNNNNNNNNNNNNNNNNNNNNNNNNNNNNNNNNNNNNNNNNNNNNNNNNNNNNNNNNNNNNNNNNNNNNNNNNNNNNNNNNNNNNNNNNNNNNNNNNNNNNNNNNNNNNNNNNNNNNNNNNNNNNNNNNNNNNNNNNNNNNNNNNNNNNNNNNNNNNNNNNNNNNNNNNNNNNNNCTGaattgaggccaacctgaactattagtgagaccctatctcaaaaagaaaacaaacagcaaaaaaaagaaatttggtgGAAGATAATAGCATTTCTTAAAGCAAACATCtcaatataaaatatcaatagtaggatttttttttcccttttcaatttttaaatttatttactttcttttttgtgtggccttggctgttccagaactcaatcggtaaaccaggctagccttaaactcagagacctgcttgctttgcctcccaagtgctggtattaaaggtgtgcgccacatcCACTTGGCTCATTCTGTCATTTTGCATTTTGCTCATAGCTATCTcttttgccccctcccccactggtcCTTTCCTTCTCCCGAACAGGCATCTTAACGGGATTATGCCCTAGTTTCTGCCAACCTGGAGGTTCACAGTATGCAGGGTGGGTTCACATTTCATTTACTATCCCTGTCTTTTggggtttttctgtcttttctgtagAGGCAGCCCAGAtcctcatgcatgttaggcagaCCTTCTTCAACTGAACCATATCCTTTTCTCACCTGTTACCTTCTTGTTGGCATGTCTTCAAATGCCTCTGTTCTGGTTtggctttggtttgtttgctaCCCTGCACAGCATTGTTCAGCCCTGTGCAGAGTATGTTTGGccacatctttttttgtttgtttttcaagacagggtttcactgtttagctctggctgtcttgaaacttactttgtagaccaggctgacctcagactcacagagatccgcctgcctctccctcctgagtgctggcattaaaggcatgcgccaccactgactggcttgACACATCTTAATGCATTCTGAAATTTGGTCTTTGTCATAATCGCTGTCTTTACACTAAACAAGCAAGTCTGATGCCCCATGCTCAAGAAAATAATTGGCTCAGAGTTCAGCTTGAATGGCAGTGATGTAACCACTCTCTGGCTTTGCTAAATTCCATGATGTAGTTGCTCAAAAATCATCATGTGGTTCTCTAAGTTGTTAAATACTGCAGTTCATAGAGGCGAGACATTGGAAAATTTAAGTTAGTCCATAGAGATGGCTCGTGagcatctgctgctcttccagaagacctgagtttagctCCCAAACTTCATGTCTGGCAGTTCTGTACATCTGTAACTAGAGCTCCTGAGGACCCAGTGCCATTGGCTGGCTTCCAGACACCCaccacagagacatgcacacacacacacacacacacacacacacacacacacgttaattttttttctgattttatatgtatgaatggtttgcctgtatatatgtgtgtgcaccatgtgcatacctcGTGCCTGCAAAAGTTGGAAGAGAGCTtaagattccctggaactagaattatggatggctgtgagccatcatgtcgGTGCCTGGAAGCAAATCTAGGTCCTCTCCAaaagcaacaaatgttcttaaccatgagccatttctcccagccccatatacacacaaatttttgaaaaataattttgagatttattttttttttgtttgttttgtttttgagaagggtctcactgtatagctttggttggtttgaaactcactttgtagaccagggtggtgttgaactcactgagatctacttatatctgccttctgattgctgagattaatggtgtgAGTCACCACGCCCAGCCTAGATtttcatgtatatgaatgtgcacCATATGAGTGCCTGAGAATTATGGATGGtagtgagccatcatgtgggtgcttggtattgaacccaggccttctgcaagagcattaagtactcttaactgctcagccatctttccagccccttaaaaGTTTTTAAGTAGTTCCTATTTGTGTTAAAAACTTAGCTTTGGAACCAGACCaattggtgcatgcctttaatcccaaggaggcagaggcaggttgatctctgtgagtttgaggccagtctggtctacagagcaagttctaggacagccaaaactgttatacagagaaaccctgtccggaaaaaccaaaaaccagttAGTTAGCTCTAGGAGACTGAGTCAGGTTCACTGAgcattccaggccagtctgtaCTATGGAGTCCATTTGTGGGCACACAGCAAGACTTTCTCAAGAAGCTTTGTCCCCTGTCCTCTCTTCACATTCATAGTAGGCATAGCCCTGCTAACAGCCCCAGCTTCAGAGCTGTGTGCGCTAAGCTCCATCTCACTTCAGGGAGCGGCCAGAGCCTGCAACCAACTACTGAATGGCTCCCTGCCAGGCTCTCTCCACTCTACCCTGTGTGTGGCCAGCTCATCCTCAGGGGAAGAAAGGACGAGATCAATTTGGCCTTAAATTCCGATTTTTCCTTTGTCTCAACACAGTGGGCTCAGACCCAGAGTTTGCACGCTATGTGGCAGGAGTGAGCCAGGCAATGCAGCAGAAGCGTCAAGTTCAACATGGCCGCCGGCCAGGCAACCCCCGGGGCAACTGGCCACCCATGGATGATGCCCATCGGACCTGGCCTTTGCCAGAGTTCTTCACAGAAGGGTGAGTTCTGCGTACAGTAAGGAAGCCAAATTTGGGATCTGGGTGCCCCATACAGCCTCTGTTCAAGGGGATGCTCACTGACTTTCATTCCTGCTTACTGGGCAGTGAAAGTGTGATATGGCTAAATTATGGATTGGTCAGACCCTAATTTAGGACGCCAGTGGGTATGATGTGTCCACATGAATACACCTTTGCTATGAATGGTACTTCAAGATAGCCTCTTGTAAATGTGGTGCACATacgagattttaaaaatattttctgttttttaaattaaaatatatttttaaaatatttatttatttattatNNNNNNNNNNNNNNNNNNNNNNNNNNNNNNNNNNNNNNNNNNNNNNNNNNNNNNNNNNNNNNNNNNNNNNNNNNNNNNNNNNNNNNNNNNNNNNNNNNNNtgagccaccatgtggttgctgggaattgaactcaggacctttggaagagcaggcaatgctcttaacctctgagccatctctccagcccctaaattaaaatattttagcttaAAAATTGTAAATACGGGGGGCTAATAGAAAAAATTATAAGCACTTAACTTATGAATAAACCAAGAGAAAACAGACGAGCCTTCTCCTCTTAAAGCAGGGATCTTATTGAACAGTGTTTCATGTGGTCTTTCTGGGGAAAGCAGCGTTGGTTTGAAATCCAAGAAGTTATTGGATGCTGTTATTAtagcccacagaagtcagagtaGGCCTGGGgtgtgtagctctgtggtagagtgtttacctagcatgtacaaggcctaGCCTGAGCTCAGTCACCAGCCCAGCAGAAACCAAGGTGTGTGCTTCAGTTCTAGTGCATTGAAGAATATTAAGGGTGGGacacggtggtacacacctacaATCGCAGCATGTGGGATGTGGACACAGAACAactgtcatgagttcaaggtagCACGAGCTgtagcaagttggaggccaacctgagttACCTAGAGAAACCTtatttcagaggaaagaaaaaataatacaggctagctagatggctcagtgacttaAAAGcgcttactgcttttgcagaggacccaaacgGTTCCTAGAATCcatatggtggcacacaaccatctataactttaGTTCAAGGGAGTTGacccccttttctggcctccgagggcacCCGCACATAGGCGGTACACATACTCATGCAGGCACATAAGGGAGAGTTAGGATGTGCATCTCATATTACTTCCGGCTGAGAAGTCTGGATGGTGAGAGAGTGTCCCCACTTTATTTTCCCCTAAAGCCAATCGCTTACCAACCACAGGCttctgagaaataaaaggaagtagTGACATGTAGCGTCTGCACTACGGGCTGGCACGTGAgccaggaaaggggctggagatttaaacacatatgcacagagacagagacatggggaccccggtcatccttgaaacaagaatgccccctttattgtgttccagggcagcttatgtagagatccttaactgatagccacgccccagccaaacccactgGAAACCACTCTCTTGTCATCAGGAATTCCTGAGGGTCtctgcccagagcagctgcaaacacaggaaaacaagttgtttacaagaaattcagggactggaggtccacagtccccaacaatgACACTGTTACTTTTGAAGCGAAAGTAAAAATGTCAAGTTTTGGCAGGGAGTGACAGCAACGTCTGACTTGGCTGTGGGAGGTCCATgaacatttctctctgctctcagggACAGCCTGCACAGTGGCTGGTCAGGTGCTCAGGGAGACTCCGCCAGCTCCAGTGATGAGACCTCTTCCGCCAATGGGGACAGCCTGTTCTCTATGTTTTCAGGGCCTGACCTTGTTGCTGCTGTCAAACAGAGAAGGTAAGGATTGCTAAACCAAGGACTGGAGAATGGGACAGCTCTGCCTCGGGGAAAGCCAGTGTTGCTCCTGCCAGCTTGCCCTGTGGCAGGTGGGGGACAAAGGCCTTTGCAGGCACCTTAAAGATCTAGCTTCCTGGGCCGGATAGAtggatgactcagaggttaagagcactggctactcttccagaggtcctgagttcaattcccagcaaccacatggtggctcataaccatctgtaatgagatctgacgccctcttctggtatgcaaaCACaaatgcaggtagaacactgtatacataaaatagattttaaaatgtacctTCCATGAGGAAGAGGTTGGCCTGGGGTTGCAAGATCTGTAAGGGACTGGTAAGACACTGGCAGTAATCTGTAAGAGAAGAAAGTTGCCCCTGTGGGGTCTATACCTGTCTAAGAGGATCTCCGGCTCAGATCTGCTGTAATGTAAAACTaacatgctttttatttctttacaatattttattctttgacagtttcatacatgtatacaatgtatatttatattcatcATAAAGTATTTTTCAGTCCCCAACATACCCAGTGCATGTTAAACACTTCCAGTAACTATTAActagttttaataattattaatgattaattaataattaatgagATGCCAAAGGTAGTTAACTTGGAGAGCTGTGAAAACAGCCAATGCCATTTCCCTGCTGGCTGCAACTTCCTAAAGGGCTTTATAGGCTGCTGGCTCCCCTGTCACACTGACCTTGGTGGACCCAAGCCCTCCACACCTAGACTGGGGACCTAGAGACCAGAGCCAGGCACTTAATCAGCCTGTGCCCCatacagagaagccatgtggtcattgctttttgttcttgATTCTTTCAGGAAACACAGCAGTGGAGAGCAGGAGACCAGCACACTGCCCTCACCACCTCTTCTTACCACAGTAGAGGATGTGAACCAGGTATTGTGACCTTGGGCCTCAAAGTCATAAGGGGTCATCTTTGTGGTgcattattttctcataatttttgtCTAAACAATGAGATTTGCTCACCCTAGCTGATGCAGTCTTCTGTAGAGGAAGCTCTGCCATTTGTCTAATGTGAGAGCCTCTTGGCACACCTCCTGTTCAGATCAGTTAAATAAATATAAGGGCGGGCTGTGGATGCACGAGTGGTGGGAGGCCTGTAAGTGTCTGTGTGCAGACACACGAGTTCTGTTCCACAGTTGGGCCACGATTACATGGATTGTGCAGGCACTGAGTGCTGATATTACCATAAGAGCTTCCCTCGTGCCAGGCTGTGGGAGGCTGGGAGTTGGGTGGGCAGGTCACAATGACAACTCACCAGAAATGACACTAAGAactctcttctgtttcccaggATAACAAAACCAAAACGTGGCCACCCAAAGCACCGTGGCAGCACCCTTCCCCACTGCCTAGCACGCTGCCCAGCCCTGCTGCACCACTTTATGCAGTCTCCAGTCCCGGCAGCCAGTGGAATGACACCATGCACATGCTGCAGTCCCCTGTGTGGGCTGCGACCAGTGACTGCAATGCCACCTCCTTCACCTATGTGCAGAcaccaccccagcccccacctccaccagcACATAAGGCGGCACCCAAGGGCTTCAAGGCCTTCCCTGGGAAAGCTGAGCGCAGGCCAGCCTATTTGCCCCAGTACTGACCACAGCTTGCCTGCTGCCCATCAAAGCTGTTGGGGCAACTGTCCCCAGGACTGAGTAGCTGATATTAGCCCCCAAAAGGACCAGTGCACCCCTGTCCCTGGGACAGAAATGTTCTTTGGGTCAGAGGTGATTGGCAGCTCCAAGTCTTTAAACCCTGATTTCTCGAACTTTGAAGGTAGCAGACCCCTGGGAGACAGCTGAAGATGGAGATTTCTGATACTCAGGGGGATGCTGGCGATCTGCATGTTTAATAAGCACCTCAGGTAATACTGGTGCAGGTGGCCAGAGGCCACGCTTGGAAAACACAGTCCGAAGGTTGTCAGTCCTGCATGTGGGAAAGGCATGAGGCCTGCAGGCTGAGAACAAAACTGACCATTCTTTGAAGCTCTCCTTCTCTTTAACACTGAGTGAGACCCACACCCATCACTGATTTTTATAGATATTTCTCATGTAGGTTTTCAGTTGAAAATGTCTCCTGCCTAAAGCATTGGCTGTCTTAAGACCCCTGGTACCCTGGCTGGAGGTTAGCTCAGCACTGTCTTCATTTAAGCTTATACAAGACAAGACAGTTGTGGTGAGAAGCAGCCACCTGCCTTCCCGTGGGTGGGTAGCTCCTCTGCTCAGAAGCACCCAGGGGTGCAGGCTCATGGGATTTACAAGAGCAGGATTGGGGAGCTGCTGTCAGAGGCAGCACAGTGGGGGTTTGTTGGCCCATGCTGAGTGCAGAACAAAGCTGCACCTGCCGCCCTCAATCCTTCCACCGTGACCAAGGCTCCTGGGCACCTTGCTCCTCAAAAGAAGCAACTGTGGGGAGGGGTTGCACCAAGACCCCCATACTCAGAACCACAGTGACATTTGCGAGCTGGCTCAGAAGACAAAAGAATTATGATGTAGACAGGAATTCAAAGTCTTTGTTTAGTCAACGACAACAAAAAAACACCTCACTTTTAGTTAACATGTGCCATTAAACAGACGTGGGGATATTTTCCAGCTAGAATGGATCCAGAATTGAATGGTGCTTAaattgagaaataataataaataaatctatatagAGTAGACATTTCCCACTATATATTAATTGAGGTTGCAGAAAGTTCTTTatataaaacttatttaaaattttcatatttcatcttTGAAAATGTCTAATTGAAAAAAATCCATGATATTTTCTGGTATGAAAGTTTgacagtattaattttttttatattttcttaaatcattAAACCATTTTAATATATGTTAACTACTAATAAATGGTTTATTCTTTCTAACTCCATGTAAGCTTTTCCAACAAAGATTGTAATAGCACATTTATGTTCTCATTTTTCTAcagataaatttatatttaaaaataccaaaaagaatctatgtatacacaccacacacatgcacacacacattcatacacaagaATATTATAGAGGACCTGTTGGGTGTCTGAGCCCAGCCACCTGTGTTCTTAGTACTGTGTCTCCGAACTGCTGGAGACCTCGGCTGTTGTCATTTGTGCTGTGTGGGGGTGCCGTTCTGCCTGTACTGACGATCCTTCACCGTGGGTTCGGAATAGTCACCTCACCATGTTTACAGAGAACTATTTTGTACATAGAGTTTTCCAGGCACGTGCTCTACACCAGCCCTGTGTGGCTGCTGTCTGTGTTAGCTGTCACAGTGTGCACACTAATCTGTTCAAAGTTCCTTGTGGCTGTTCTACTTGTAaaaactttctctttccttcagtaaTGTGTCCACAGTGCCCTGTGTTTCGAGTTCTATTCCACGGCAGTACTCTCATTTTCATAGTGCCTCCCCGAAGACCTCACCCTGGGCCAGCACAGGTGACACTGTCATCTCTGGTCTGTTTTCCTCTATTAAGGAAGACATTTTGTCTCCATGGCTGTGAGACCGTGTGATGCGGTTTGTGTAGTCTCCATGTAGGTGCTGTTGCCAGCACTGCCTTGCCCTGAACACTGGTAATCCCAGGTGCTGCGCTTGGCAGAGGTGTCTCGCCAAAgcgcatgtatgtgcgtgtgagtgtgtccTCAGCACGGCCAAAGCATGGCTATCTTGCTCGGCATCAGCAGGACATCATGTGAATAGTTGTGACCTTCCAAACTGGAACTCTACATTTTGTATCTTACTTTTAAAGTTCCTATAAGTAAAATAACTATtggctttattaaaatatacatttaataatACTCTGTATCTTATTTAAAATTAACTGCAGCAGACACATGTCAGAAGCAATAGCTCACCTGGCAGAGATGTACAGGAGCTGGTTTCCAGGTCAGCTTGTCCTCTGAGCCTCAGACCTGTCAAGGGGAAGACCACTCGGGATGGGATAGGACTGGCAGGGAGCAGATCATCCAGCCACAACCCCTAAGGTCATTGGCCTCTCTAAGGTGTAACTAAAGCCTCTGTGGGCAGGTGTTGACTGTCCCTAGAAGGATGTGGGCTCTTTCTGGGGTTGGtctctcccccagcagcctgTCTAAGGGGCAAACCCAGGAATGGTGGGTTTTTTTCTGCCCTGTTCCTCTCAGTAAACTCATCTGTAATCACAGCCTTTTTGGGGTAGATACAAGAGGATcaatacaaggccagcctgggttacgttTCCTAAGGCCCTGCCTGTCTAGAACAAAAACAACATACAGGTGATTGGGTAGAACACAAGCTTAGTGAGCCCAAGGCCCTGAGCTGAGTCCCCCGTGCCAATAAGTAAACAACCTGCAGGAAGACAGATGACTTACTGTCTTCCTGTTTGACTTAGGTGCCCAGTACTATTAGCTACTTCTGTTTACATCGGTGGTAATGAAAGGAGCATGGTAGCTCTACCGTGTCCTGGATAGGTTGGGGTGGAAGCTCCTGGAGGGCTTGGGAAGCCTCAGCCAATCTGAGAAATGGAGGAGCGCACCAGCAGTTGAGGTTCATGGGCGGCTGGGACCTTCCTTTCTCTCCGTGGGAATTCCTGCATCGTACCAGCCGTAGGTTTAGCCTGCTCTGTGCCATGTAGGAGCACCCTTGCCACCCACCTGGTctggaacaaaggaaaaagaactggTGGTTCAGCTTCATGATTGTCAAGAGGCCATGTGGGTGGGCAGCATGACCGGAGAGTTCAGGGAATAAGCTTGTCTGACTTGGGTCCTGGATTTGACCTTACAACTGGACTTAAAATTCAATCACAGCTCTGggggaagtgtgtgtgttcttgtgttgGTTACCTGTTGGGAATGTGGGCCTAGGTGACAGGAAGGGCTCATTTACCATGGGATCAGGCCCTTGTTAGAAGGCCAAAttgcaaagccacagagaaaccctgtcttgaaaaacaaaaaaaaaaaaaaaaaggccagattGCATGCAAAGACTTGTCCTTGTTCTTACCCTACCGGGGAGACAACCCCATTTTCCCCATCCTTGGTGAGAGTACCAACAACCATTCTAGAAACTTCATTAAGAAAATCATTGGGTCTTTTTAAGGTCCTTTTAATCTTCAGACACACCATATCCCTTTAAGTCACTGCCATTAGGTCCTCTCCCCTGTAGAGCATCAGGCTTTTCC of Microtus ochrogaster isolate Prairie Vole_2 unplaced genomic scaffold, MicOch1.0 UNK32, whole genome shotgun sequence contains these proteins:
- the Kiaa0355 gene encoding uncharacterized protein KIAA0355 homolog; the encoded protein is MYCCSAQDSKMDYKRRFLLGGSKQKVQQHQQYPMPELGRALSAPLASTAPSAPLGSLTAAGSCHHAMPHSTPIADIQQGISKYLDALNVFCRASTFLTDLFSTVFRNSHYSKAAMQLKDVQEHVMEAASRLTSAIKPEIAKMLMELSAGAANFTDQKEFSLQDIEVLGRCFLTVVQVHFQFLTHALQKVQPVAHSCFAEVVVPEKRNSSSLSGVGHTPELEEAVRSWRGAAEATSRLRERGCDGRLAGIEVQQLFCSQSAAIPEHQLKELNIKIDSALQAYKIALESLGHCEYAMKAGFHLNPKAIEASLQGCCSEAEAQQTGRRQTPPQPMQCELPTVPVQIGSHFLKGVSFNESAADNLKLKTHTMLQLIKEAGCYNGITPRDDLPVTEVLNQVCPSTWRGACKTAVQLLFGQAGLVVVDTAQIENKEAYAPQISLEGSRIVVQVPSTWCLKEDPATMSLLQRSLDPEKTLGLVDVLYTAVLDLSRWRAGREQALPCIQIQLQRDICDFGNQADLPSGNGSKSSGLQKTFSKLTSRFTKKVSCTTSSSTHYSKNVFTAVCSEEKAKMPGNMDTRLQSILNIGNFPRTTDPSQAAQNSSNPMVNGFLLERHENFLHGDDCKDEKGMNLPTDQEMQEVIDFLSGFNMGQSHQGSPLVTRRNSTATAMVTEQKAGALQPQQPSLPMAPPLRPPQAGAHTPLAPQQQSPKQQQPQVQYYQHLLQPIGSQQTPPQPRAPGKWVHGSSQQPAPPMAAGLSPLGQWPGISDLSSDLYSLGLVSSYMDNVMSEVLGQKPQGPRNNTWPNRDQSDGVFGMLGEILPFDPAVGSDPEFARYVAGVSQAMQQKRQVQHGRRPGNPRGNWPPMDDAHRTWPLPEFFTEGDSLHSGWSGAQGDSASSSDETSSANGDSLFSMFSGPDLVAAVKQRRKHSSGEQETSTLPSPPLLTTVEDVNQDNKTKTWPPKAPWQHPSPLPSTLPSPAAPLYAVSSPGSQWNDTMHMLQSPVWAATSDCNATSFTYVQTPPQPPPPPAHKAAPKGFKAFPGKAERRPAYLPQY